TTTTACTGTTCCCAAACGCTCAAAAGGTAAAAGAGCAATTGTACGCAAAACGGCAGTTTCTTTCGGTAATAAATGAAGACGGGCAGAATCTACGTAAAAGTGCTGACTGCATAAGATGCCACCCTGTTTAATTGAATAATCGAATTCACCTTGCTCCTTGCCGCAAATTACACAGTGCCGCAGTTCTGGTGCTACTCCATAAGCAGCTAATAGCTGCATTTGTACCATTTGAGTGATCATTTCAGGGTCTGTTCCAGCATCAATTTTTTGAAGAGCATAAAAAAGCAAATCGTAATATTTACCAATGTTTTGGTATTCAATAAAAGCGTGGTCGGCTAAATCTAAAATAAATGAAGCATAAGCATTTTTGGTTAAATCATTAAAAATGCCATCAAATTGCTTAACATTCTTATACGTCCGTAAGTTACTTAATCCTTGACCAGAAGAATAGATGACGTAAGTACCAAATGAAAAATTAAGCAGACTTGCCCCTAATTTTGATTTTGGCCTCAACGCTCCGCGAGCAATCATCGTAATAATGCCATTTTTTTGCGTCACGATTTTAGCTAGTAAATCAGCTTCATGAAATTTTTGTCGTTTAAAAATAATTCCTTGAACTTCTTTCAGTTCGCGCGCCATTTTAAGTTAAATCCTTGGTGTTATACCCAATTTGTTTCAAAAATCTTGGATCAGAGCGCCAGTTACGTTGAACTTTTACCCAAAGATGTAAGTTTACCTTTTCACCGAGTAAGTCTTCAATTTGCTTACGTGAATTAATACCAATCTTCTTAAGCATACTGCCATTTTTACCAATAATAATTCCTTTTTGGCCGTTTTTTTCGACGTAAATAGTTGCTTCAATTTGGAGTTTATTATTTTCATGCTTATTCATCTGTTCAACCCAAACAGCCGCAGCATGAGGTACTTCTTCAGCAGTAAGCTGCAAGATTTGCTCTCGGATCAACTCTGCCACCATAAAGTATTCTGGGCGATCAGTAATTTGATCAG
This genomic window from Lactobacillus panisapium contains:
- the recO gene encoding DNA repair protein RecO gives rise to the protein MARELKEVQGIIFKRQKFHEADLLAKIVTQKNGIITMIARGALRPKSKLGASLLNFSFGTYVIYSSGQGLSNLRTYKNVKQFDGIFNDLTKNAYASFILDLADHAFIEYQNIGKYYDLLFYALQKIDAGTDPEMITQMVQMQLLAAYGVAPELRHCVICGKEQGEFDYSIKQGGILCSQHFYVDSARLHLLPKETAVLRTIALLPFERLGTVKINSATKKATRKAIDRIYQETIDLNLKTKKFLDELNLSM